A genomic segment from Glycine soja cultivar W05 chromosome 20, ASM419377v2, whole genome shotgun sequence encodes:
- the LOC114402839 gene encoding transcription factor MYB3-like produces MRKPSCDIKELNKGAWSKQEDQKLVDYIKKHGEVCWRTLPQAAGLHRCGKSCRLRWINYLRPDLKRGNFAEDEEDLIIKLHALLGNRWSLIAGRLPGRTDNEVKNYWNSHIRKKLISNGIDPNNHRLNHTIPSVYQNPPMSDDSSKHFGMKDNNSKNETSKSPRVYNHGEVSDAASGEAESSCALPDLNLDLSICEKNLKPFHESKLSRKVPFDSPSTLLLFQ; encoded by the exons ATGAGGAAGCCTAGTTGTGATATCAAAGAATTGAACAAAGGAGCTTGGTCCAAACAAGAAGACCAGAAACTCGTAGATTATATCAAGAAACATGGTGAAGTTTGTTGGCGTACACTCCCCCAGGCTGCAg GTTTACATCGGTGTGGTAAAAGTTGTAGGCTGAGATGGATAAACTATCTACGTCCAGACCTCAAAAGAGGCAACTTTgctgaagatgaagaagatctcATCATCAAGCTTCATGCCCTGCTAGGCAACCG GTGGTCACTAATAGCTGGGAGATTGCCTGGACGTACAGATAATGAAGTGAAGAATTATTGGAATTCTCATATAAGAAAAAAGCTTATTAGCAATGGCATTGACCCAAATAATCATAGATTAAACCATACAATCCCTTCCGTTTATCAGAATCCACCTATGTCTGATGATAGTTCAAAACACTTTGGCATGAAAGACAATAATAGCAAGAACGAGACAAGCAAATCACCTCGTGTTTACAACCATGGTGAAGTCTCAGATGCTGCGAGTGGTGAGGCTGAGTCATCATGTGCATTGCCAGATTTAAACCTTGATCTCTCTATTTGCGAAAAAAATCTAAAACCATTTCACGAATCTAAGTTGTCGAGGAAAGTGCCATTTGATTCCCCTTCTACACTTCTTCTGTTTCAGTAA